The nucleotide sequence TGAGTATACATAATACCAAGCACAATCAAGATCCAGAATTGTACGAGTGCGTGATATGCAAAGAGTTTCAAACAAAAGACACCAAGATTTTATACGAGCATATATCCAAAGAGCATGTAAAAGAGAAAATGTATTGCAATGAATGTAACAAGACGTTCTTATCGAAGACGTGGTTCAAAGATCATAAAATATTTCACGTGGGCATCAATAAAAGAGATACATATGAATGTGGCCGATGCGACTCTAAATTCACGTCCAACTTTTCGTTGATGGAACATATGCAAGAAGCCCACATCAAATACAAATGCAATGAGTGTGATGTAACCTTTCCCTACAAGCTAAATTTAGACAGACATAACAGCCATGTGCATTTAAAAGAAAGACCTTTCCTTTGTAATGATTGTGGGAAAACATTTCCAAAATTAGAAAATCTTAGGAGTCACGAAATAGTCCATAAAGCAGCTAGGTATGTTTGTTTTGTTTGTGGTAAAATATTTAAGAAGAAAGAAGGCTTTGACCTTCATATGAGAGTTCATACTGGGGAAAAACCACATAAATGCAATATCTGTGGTAAAGCTTTCAGGACCAAGACCGGTTGTAACACACATCAGAAGCAAGTTCATGGCGAGGGACCATGGCGAGTCAATACCAAGGAGAGACGATATCCTTGTTCCGAATGTAACAAATCTTTCTATAATACACACATTCTTACGCAACATAAGCGAGTCCATACCGGGGAGAAACCATTTTCTTGTTCCGTGTGTAAGAAACCTTTCGCTCAGGTATCCGCTCTTAAGGTACATGAGCGAATTCATACAGGCGAGAGACCATATCCTTGTTCCGTATGTAAGAAATCTTTCATCGATAATGCGGCTATTGTGAGACATATGCGAGTCCATACCGGGGAGAAACCATATTCTTGTTCCATATGTAAGAAAGCTTTCTCCCAGTCAACCGCTCTTCATGAACATATGAGAATTCATACCGGGGAGAGATCATATCCTTGTTCCAAATGTAAGAAAAAGTTTATTACCAAAGCCGTGAAAGATAAACATGAGAAAAAGTGTatgtaataattttaaatagcaagcaatagtgatttaacccagccctTAAGAATGACATttgggtgatacaattcattgagGCGAGGAGAATTAACCCATGTAATCAGGAATCACTCTACCCTGCTCCAATGCTCCATCCCCCCGATAACACTCTGGTGCGCTATAAGGGTCGCTCTCAATCAGGAAAATGCTTATCACATTAGAGTCCTGAGTACACGGACTCCCagatgaaatcctaccccgatcaatgcaggccagcgtgaggtgctctattcccgctatctcaagtgacttatcttcgatctgtattgcttgctcgggcgccgagtccctgCTCTGGGCTAAGTCCAGTTCGGTGACTCATCGCTCGAGGATGGGGGCCCCTCTTGCCCgtttttttgggtttggttaGTATTTTTGTGACTTGTGCCTGTTGTCaatgttttattgatttttttagcGACCGAAgccgttttttgaatttttttgtagaattagtTCCGTAGTTTTAAATATGTTTTATTgctcttaataaatttttttttataaattgtttttatttgtcACCAATCTTTTTTGTGCGAAATTTTCGAGagtagtacagtggaaccccgatcagtcggcccccgataacccggaagtccgactaacccggaccgatttttatcagacaaacatttcaacaataaaaatctatgtaatataatatttgagacgatttttatcag is from Diabrotica virgifera virgifera chromosome 9, PGI_DIABVI_V3a and encodes:
- the LOC114325077 gene encoding zinc finger protein 845-like; this translates as MPLQTQMVTSKTAPRAPKVIPSQNQLLIKTKTSSVIPKIRMPSNIKIMMPSNTVGSGSPTSLKAIPTKYLLNPPTTLSNVHSNTPVVTQSECASPTYVNPFDYTPEVKNTSSSIGTQKVADAVKKDQNIKQEKPFAWACKICKQEFHEKELLLEHYEMHKNTTDQLGDIDENNDAYNTGSKDISCPICMTTYDTIDSYQNHVARKHKPKDHSCGTCKHTFTDEFDLSIHNTKHNQDPELYECVICKEFQTKDTKILYEHISKEHVKEKMYCNECNKTFLSKTWFKDHKIFHVGINKRDTYECGRCDSKFTSNFSLMEHMQEAHIKYKCNECDVTFPYKLNLDRHNSHVHLKERPFLCNDCGKTFPKLENLRSHEIVHKAARYVCFVCGKIFKKKEGFDLHMRVHTGEKPHKCNICGKAFRTKTGCNTHQKQVHGEGPWRVNTKERRYPCSECNKSFYNTHILTQHKRVHTGEKPFSCSVCKKPFAQVSALKVHERIHTGERPYPCSVCKKSFIDNAAIVRHMRVHTGEKPYSCSICKKAFSQSTALHEHMRIHTGERSYPCSKCKKKFITKAVKDKHEKKCM